Proteins from one Fibrobacterota bacterium genomic window:
- the aspS gene encoding aspartate--tRNA ligase, protein MHLYRTHTCGELRKAHVGETVKLSGWVFRRRDHGHFLFIDLRDHYGITQIVFHPERPFFDAATRLRYESVITIVGKVIARDGATVNPAMATGELEITVHELTVQSMAEQLPILVDGKEDSPEDLRLKYRFLDLRRDKLHKNIILRQQVISSLRRRMTDLGFMEFQTPILTSSSPEGARDYLVPSRIHPGHFYALPQAPQQFKQLLMVAGFDRYFQIAPCFRDEDARADRSPGEFYQLDIEMSFVTQDDVFAAVEKVVHGVFTEFSTKKSDGIPFRRIAYADSMLKYGSDKPDLRIPIEIRDVSALFAESGFQAFKNAVAAGSVVRAIPVKAIADKPRSFFDKLVEFAQSIGSKGLAYLVWTGDAAAPVKGPLAKFLTPEQMASLAAQCGVNGGGNGVAGDAVFFVSDKKDVAAKLAGEIRKKLGKDLDLIDPNVFKFAWIVDFPMFEWDEENKCIAFSHNPFSMPQGGMEALLTKNPLEINAFQYDIVCNGVELSSGAIRNHVPEVMYKAFEIAGYGPEVVERKFGGMINAFKLGAPPHGGIAPGVDRMVMLLADESNIREVIAFPMNQKAQDLMMGAPGEVTDKQLRELHINIDPKIVAQLKAEAAARAEAAKG, encoded by the coding sequence ATGCACCTCTATCGAACCCACACCTGCGGCGAATTGCGCAAGGCCCACGTAGGCGAAACCGTCAAACTCTCGGGCTGGGTGTTCCGCCGCCGCGATCACGGCCACTTCCTCTTCATCGATCTGCGCGATCATTACGGCATCACCCAGATCGTCTTCCATCCCGAGCGCCCCTTCTTCGATGCCGCCACGCGCCTGCGCTACGAGAGCGTAATCACCATCGTCGGCAAGGTCATCGCCCGGGACGGCGCCACCGTCAATCCCGCCATGGCCACCGGCGAGCTGGAGATCACGGTCCATGAGCTGACCGTCCAGTCCATGGCCGAACAGCTCCCCATCCTGGTGGATGGCAAAGAGGATAGCCCGGAAGATCTGCGCCTCAAATACCGGTTCCTGGATTTGCGCCGCGACAAGCTCCACAAGAACATCATCTTGCGTCAGCAGGTCATCTCTTCCCTGCGCCGCCGCATGACCGATCTCGGCTTCATGGAATTCCAGACGCCCATCCTCACGAGCTCTTCGCCCGAGGGCGCGCGCGATTACCTGGTTCCCAGCCGCATCCATCCCGGGCACTTCTACGCCTTGCCCCAGGCTCCCCAGCAATTCAAACAACTTTTGATGGTGGCCGGATTCGATCGCTATTTCCAGATCGCCCCTTGCTTCCGCGACGAGGACGCGCGCGCCGATCGCTCGCCCGGGGAATTCTATCAGCTCGATATCGAAATGTCCTTCGTGACCCAAGACGACGTCTTCGCCGCGGTGGAAAAGGTCGTCCACGGCGTCTTCACCGAGTTCTCCACGAAGAAGTCGGACGGCATCCCCTTCCGCCGCATTGCCTATGCCGACTCCATGCTCAAATACGGATCGGATAAGCCGGACTTGCGCATCCCCATCGAAATCCGCGACGTGTCGGCTCTGTTCGCCGAGTCGGGATTCCAGGCCTTCAAGAACGCGGTGGCCGCCGGTTCCGTGGTGCGCGCCATACCCGTAAAGGCCATCGCCGACAAGCCCCGCTCCTTCTTCGACAAGCTGGTCGAGTTCGCCCAGTCGATCGGCTCCAAAGGCCTGGCCTACCTGGTCTGGACCGGCGATGCGGCCGCGCCCGTCAAAGGCCCGTTGGCCAAGTTCCTCACCCCGGAGCAAATGGCTTCGTTGGCGGCGCAATGCGGCGTGAACGGCGGCGGCAACGGCGTCGCAGGCGACGCGGTGTTCTTCGTCTCGGACAAGAAGGACGTGGCCGCCAAGCTGGCCGGCGAGATCCGCAAGAAGCTGGGCAAGGATCTGGACTTGATCGATCCCAACGTCTTCAAGTTCGCCTGGATCGTGGATTTCCCCATGTTCGAATGGGACGAAGAGAACAAATGCATCGCCTTCTCGCATAACCCCTTCTCCATGCCCCAGGGCGGCATGGAAGCGCTCTTGACCAAGAACCCGCTGGAGATCAACGCCTTCCAGTACGACATCGTCTGCAATGGCGTGGAGCTGTCTTCCGGCGCCATCCGCAACCACGTGCCCGAAGTCATGTACAAGGCCTTCGAGATTGCCGGCTACGGGCCCGAAGTGGTGGAACGCAAGTTCGGCGGCATGATCAACGCCTTCAAGCTCGGCGCCCCGCCTCACGGAGGCATCGCCCCCGGGGTCGATCGCATGGTGATGCTCCTGGCCGACGAGTCCAACATCCGCGAGGTCATCGCCTTCCCTATGAACCAGAAGGCGCAGGATCTGATGATGGGCGCCCCGGGCGAGGTGACGGACAAGCAGTTGCGCGAGTTGCACATCAACATCGATCCGAAGATCGTGGCGCAGCTTAAGGCGGAAGCGGCGGCACGGGCGGAAGCGGCGAAGGGCTGA